attttttgcaattccgaaaacacccattgagtgaaattttaaaccaaattttcatgtattctgtcaataaatcgttgaaataaaaaaatgttgaaaaggttacttttcgaaacaagtgctgaatatttcaacttttcagcacccatttcagtgctggaaagtagaacttttcagcatttattttgaaaagtgttgcttttcgattcggttatttttggtacagaaaagtaggctatttcatcgttcaagaatgacaggaaaagtaagtagtttcacgacggaattgcaaaaaatgatttttggcgattttttagttcgaagcccgtctagaggcggggttgggttgtagagggttaagatatTTGTGATAAAAAGAAATTTGTGCAAAAACCATTAATATACGCTAAATTTAATTTAGAAGTCGAATTTGAAGATACTTTAGGGCCACGTGGTTCTGATTGCCCTATGGCGTCCACTGATCGAGGCAGCCCTCTTAGTGTACtttgattttaacatttttatacattttgctGGGACTATTCAAATTTCGGCGACACCTGAATTAATCGGCTACAAGGCAACCCCAGAGGCCCGCACCCTTCAGAGGAATTATAACTAAAGCCATCCTTTTGGACCCCATGGTTTGcttaatttatcaaatttaaacgGCTAGCCTGTACAGAGTGATTTGTCTTAACACTCGAGTTCTGCGGGTTAATATCCATtaaaacttgttcctgctcccGGCAAGCCTGTTTCCAACCAAAAAGGGCTGAAAATTGGGCTGGAGGCCCCCATTTtgagtacactcaacccccggtggttggtcactttttcgtttgacactttttagtttgtaccccgttggttggtcaaagtcaaactaaaaagtgaccccgttcgtttgacaacagttggtgtcaaaccatcggggtttgagtgtactctTTCATGCCaaacttaataatttttttgaaccaTACTAATAACTACattaacttttcaaatttatgctagTAGAAAACTTGCTTAAATACTAAGATATTAAATTAGAGAGTCCAGATTCTAAAAttcgaataaataaaaattcattgGAATTTGCGGGCTTCGAAACAGAGATTCGGCTTTGTTAATCTTTAAGAGTAATTTTACACGTACCTGCTTGCATTTGTTCCTGATCGTTCTGGGAATTCGATTGCTTCTGGTAGTGCACTACCAACCGAACGACCTCGACGACCGAGTTGAAGCGATACAGCGAGTGGCGTATGTCTTCCACGGGAACATCATCCGGAACGTCGAATACGTACAGCATAAAAGTTTTCTGGGGCCGGCATGGGATGGCCACCTTCTTGTAGAAACGTGCCCCCGTCACTTTGTGAAATCCCTTCTTGAACACAGCCTGATAATCTTCTGggttagaaaatttaaataatattccTGTGGCCGTCTTGGTAAGGCTAAAACAACctttgaaattcattttttcgcAAATCAGCGCAGCTCTATCCATCGAAAGCTCGTGTGACGGTGTAAGGAGGAAGGCCCCCTTGGCCAGGAAGTTCTCACTGTCCGAGACCTCGGAGTCATCGTCGTCCGTCTGGTTACCCTGGTTGGCACGTTTGTCATTCCACAGCACATCCGACAGCTTCGAGCTACTAACGGCCTTGGATCCGGCCGGTAGCAAATTGCTGGAACTCCGCTGCCGCCTGTACTCGGTCAGGTTTTTCTCCTGCTCAACGTCAGATGCGTTTCCGATGTAGGACATGTTGGCTGTGGCGTGTTTGCTTAAAACGCTTCTTCGTAACTTTGTACCCGTTGCCAAACGGCTTGTCCAGCAGTTCTATCCTTGAGCTTAAGCCACGCTTGATCTTCTACGCACGCACGCACGTACTTTCACTTCATCACTGAGTTCACGAACTTTAAAcacgcacatacacacacactctgACAAGTCCGGACTCCGGCAGCCAGCCTTAAATTCCGGATTCTTGCGAGTTCGAGTCCGTTCGAATACCCGGTGCACACGGTTATGAGCGGGTTGACAGTGTCGGTGATATCTTTTATAGCTTACCGATTTTAGCCCATGTGTGAGGTTGGTCGCGAGTCAGTGATTTGCCGATCCCAGATTTTGGCTGAACTGAGTTGAAGATATGTACTAGTTGGTGCGTTTATGACGAGACGCATCGTCAACGGAATCGAaggggttttctttttaaagtaatttttgcaaCATTCTTTTTCCGGATTGAAACctatatattatatttttattgaaaagatcagaaaagcTTCATTCTTTAACAttgatatcgtcagttgaatattacaggctaattaggtgacgcttagagaattttatcaaaaacaaaaaatcatacctaaatagtagtttacgtaacaagttgcaaaatgaagtttttttcagcacgagtcgtacatttatccaacgaggtttaccgagttggataaatacgacgagcgctgaaaaaaaaagttttgcaacgagttgcttacaacattttttgccatttcgaaaagaattttatgtcaaacattcatgtatttagtaaattcaccgttcaaaacagaaaaatatagaaaatgttacttttcgatactagtgttaaaaagttcaacttttcagcacccattacaGGGcttaaaagtagaacttttcacaaTGGTATTGAAggaattaattttccattctgttatttttggtagggaaaaataggtcgtttcgtttctccagaaggacgggaattgcaaaaaatattttcaaaaattgttaagtacttttcgattgcaaaatcGATTTGCtttagaaatggttttaaaaaatcttgttgcaGATGTCTATTTTAGTCCCCTtaaacctacaaaaaaaaatagaatttcctCGGGTTTTGAATTTACCGGGAAACggtgaaaaggtcctatatgcTATTGTacttcatatgtttataggacctttaaaaaactcgaGTTATGTACTTTGTTATTCTATGGATTTTTTATtaaccacatttttttatttaatgtgattcagattaaataagtttctgatgaaaatttatatttttgatgtcagaaaaataaaaaaaaaatgaagaaaagaaAGCatagacaagacaacattttttcgatggatcaactatgatccccttggaacgagctgtcaagtaggaccttttctgtaaatcctttgcggttgtacatagggtcattgtactcagacaaataagctttatcattgtgaacaataatatcacaaatttaagcctaattttaGAACCCACTtcaaccgagccacgtagcccagtggtaacgcttccgcctcgtaagcggtagatcggggttcaaatcccggctcggaccaacacaactggcgatcttttcccttctggaatc
This is a stretch of genomic DNA from Culex pipiens pallens isolate TS chromosome 1, TS_CPP_V2, whole genome shotgun sequence. It encodes these proteins:
- the LOC120413531 gene encoding uncharacterized protein LOC120413531 isoform X2; this translates as MSYIGNASDVEQEKNLTEYRRQRSSSNLLPAGSKAVSSSKLSDVLWNDKRANQGNQTDDDDSEVSDSENFLAKGAFLLTPSHELSMDRAALICEKMNFKEDYQAVFKKGFHKVTGARFYKKVAIPCRPQKTFMLYVFDVPDDVPVEDIRHSLYRFNSVVEVVRLVVHYQKQSNSQNDQEQMQAVPATPKPPMPKLSTAKPIDEQDVALQRESPPPPIRITLASIDEYHHLLQNGLDFYGATFFPTEPTLPAQASKIATKKGSRMIDGSIPGRVRELLPVFDAAGFSKIPPPASKTIKPRP
- the LOC120413531 gene encoding uncharacterized protein LOC120413531 isoform X1 gives rise to the protein MSYIGNASDVEQEKNLTEYRRQRSSSNLLPAGSKAVSSSKLSDVLWNDKRANQGNQTDDDDSEVSDSENFLAKGAFLLTPSHELSMDRAALICEKMNFKGCFSLTKTATGILFKFSNPEDYQAVFKKGFHKVTGARFYKKVAIPCRPQKTFMLYVFDVPDDVPVEDIRHSLYRFNSVVEVVRLVVHYQKQSNSQNDQEQMQAVPATPKPPMPKLSTAKPIDEQDVALQRESPPPPIRITLASIDEYHHLLQNGLDFYGATFFPTEPTLPAQASKIATKKGSRMIDGSIPGRVRELLPVFDAAGFSKIPPPASKTIKPRP